The proteins below are encoded in one region of Reichenbachiella sp. 5M10:
- a CDS encoding CHAT domain-containing protein, giving the protein MRIAKSYLLLALLSFAMTVGAQTKYDKKLEKADEAYELGKYEEARAEVEGIKKKSIKKLGANNDFLPIAYIKEAKYDVALGILGNIYNSVNTGLELSATINGTETEVHALLLKEATEVMIQYGDYVTAKAYLNQARPVLEGAGMDADLAASMDVLEAQVLVGRGFYTEAIALINDKMSFYQKRALDEDGRRSAVRERKRELARMMIFKGNAYRKMGDYLRADSAFVYADTWIRKGLGKADILYSENQYWNTYLLEENGLEISSVVDLYEKAYVNTIRKYAPSHYVTVMIQERLIKSYIKNGNRGKLREQEEKFRKMIKSDYGKNSMYSLMLKTLEYDVLMGGKDVGLENDVAKLLGSESLIPENHPKRIEMLEFANKIATINGRPDNSHQYLDQILAIKEVLYGKESPEYNLSLVHLANYYVDYTENFEEALDIYVNAWDGIVKKEITEGHLAYVDILDHQAIFYEENDQYDKASEILSVALEASRRKYDDQDPEYALELDKIANLQYKIGEYAQAEKNIHIAMDILKNSDTDFAKSYYAQSLVTYATLLAIKGEYDEAEENINKSEKMQSQGVRTVETSGIEIADELAEVFLDIGRYREAEKLIEGDLKLKENRFGANSRHLNDPLVLEARLKMTMGDYTLAEQYAQRANDITTSIFGKESSKVTPSLMALAKINTLVGDYETAIDILESVIDIREKQFGRDHIDVARAVSELALVKFFNNEPVGEVEELFLRAEKVIGRKLGASNPTYAMVLKNLAIVYIAEERYNEAFSFLDEAGAIWSRKIGARNNVNAAGIFVLKGDIYYGKRDYDDAEDYYGDAKKLYQRFFSTSHPEYVKVQSKLSKTYFMQGNVKRSQAELEEVLSNYSVFIKDYFPALSEREKAKFWNTIKSDYEFYNTLVINYNRNDEMIGNLYNNALLTKALLLSSSIKIRQRILTSGDEELKAIYHDWEAKKDLLTKVLSMSSDQMLQAGIDGQLLLGEVEDLEKQLSNKSEDFSSGFDRKVVTWNEVKDALGPDQVALEMIRFRVFDHEFSNDSIMYAVLYVKNEGKRSAPGLILLKNGKDLETKYLKYYRNSIRYRVDDPKSYENFWKPIQDVVGNPGKIYLSADGVYNQINLEAIKLADGSYVLDRSNIILISNTKDLYFDRVTTRLTQTANTATMFGDPMYYMATAPGEWTGRAAMRGGNPDVVGRLFGTAEEVEGLKDMLRKDGWITKDYLQADATEQAVKNMDNPKIFHIATHGFFQPDADLSMEDIALNENAAAQNPLLKTGLLMAGAGDIFNETASNFNIEDGVLTAYEAMNLSLDKTDLVVLSACETGLGEIEAGEGVYGLQRAFLVAGARTIIMSLFKVSDEATQKLMVKFYTKWLETGDKRASFISAKQEIRDEYKDPIFWGPFIMIGLD; this is encoded by the coding sequence GTTAGAAAAAGCCGATGAAGCCTACGAATTGGGGAAGTATGAAGAGGCACGTGCTGAGGTCGAAGGCATCAAAAAGAAGTCCATCAAGAAGTTAGGAGCCAACAATGACTTCTTGCCAATCGCCTACATCAAGGAAGCCAAGTACGACGTAGCCCTAGGGATCTTGGGCAATATCTACAACTCCGTCAATACTGGACTGGAGTTGAGCGCGACCATCAATGGTACCGAAACAGAAGTACATGCGTTGCTCCTCAAAGAAGCGACAGAAGTCATGATTCAATATGGTGATTATGTGACTGCCAAGGCTTACCTCAACCAAGCGAGACCCGTACTCGAAGGGGCCGGGATGGATGCAGATTTGGCAGCCAGTATGGATGTACTCGAGGCTCAAGTGCTAGTGGGACGTGGGTTTTATACAGAAGCAATTGCTCTGATCAACGACAAGATGTCGTTTTATCAAAAGCGTGCCTTGGATGAGGATGGACGTAGAAGCGCCGTACGGGAGCGCAAGAGAGAGTTGGCTCGCATGATGATTTTCAAAGGAAACGCATACCGCAAAATGGGAGATTACCTCCGTGCAGATTCGGCATTTGTGTATGCAGATACTTGGATCAGAAAGGGGTTAGGTAAGGCCGATATCTTGTACTCCGAAAACCAATATTGGAATACCTATCTGCTCGAAGAGAATGGTCTAGAGATATCGTCGGTTGTAGACCTATACGAGAAAGCCTATGTCAATACTATCCGAAAATATGCTCCATCACACTATGTGACGGTGATGATTCAGGAGCGTCTCATCAAGAGCTATATCAAAAATGGCAATCGAGGTAAACTGAGAGAGCAAGAAGAGAAATTTAGGAAGATGATCAAGTCTGACTATGGTAAAAACAGTATGTATAGTCTCATGCTCAAGACGTTGGAGTATGACGTCCTTATGGGCGGCAAGGATGTCGGACTTGAAAATGATGTAGCGAAATTGTTGGGGTCAGAGTCACTCATCCCTGAGAATCATCCCAAAAGAATAGAAATGCTGGAGTTTGCCAATAAAATCGCTACGATCAATGGGCGACCAGACAATTCTCACCAGTATTTGGATCAGATACTCGCCATCAAAGAGGTCTTGTATGGTAAGGAATCGCCAGAATACAATTTGTCATTGGTGCACTTGGCCAATTACTATGTGGATTATACTGAAAACTTCGAAGAGGCACTGGATATCTACGTCAATGCTTGGGATGGAATAGTCAAAAAGGAAATTACAGAAGGACATTTGGCATATGTAGATATCTTGGATCATCAAGCGATATTCTATGAGGAGAATGATCAGTACGATAAAGCCTCAGAGATATTGTCTGTCGCCTTGGAAGCATCCAGGAGGAAGTACGATGATCAAGATCCAGAGTATGCTTTAGAGCTGGATAAAATTGCCAATCTGCAATATAAAATTGGTGAATATGCTCAAGCAGAGAAGAATATTCATATTGCGATGGATATTCTCAAGAATTCAGATACGGACTTTGCCAAGTCATATTATGCACAATCATTGGTGACATATGCGACCCTATTGGCAATCAAAGGAGAGTATGACGAAGCAGAGGAGAATATCAATAAATCGGAAAAAATGCAGAGCCAAGGAGTACGTACTGTCGAGACTTCTGGAATAGAAATCGCTGATGAGTTGGCAGAGGTGTTCTTGGATATCGGTAGATACCGTGAGGCAGAGAAGCTGATTGAAGGAGATCTTAAATTAAAGGAAAACCGGTTCGGTGCGAATTCCCGTCATCTCAATGATCCGTTGGTATTGGAGGCTAGGTTGAAGATGACCATGGGGGACTATACTCTTGCAGAGCAGTATGCTCAGCGGGCCAATGATATCACGACCAGTATTTTTGGAAAGGAGTCTTCAAAGGTGACGCCCAGTTTGATGGCTTTGGCTAAAATAAATACCCTGGTAGGGGATTATGAAACGGCGATTGATATTCTAGAGTCTGTCATCGATATACGCGAAAAACAGTTCGGAAGAGATCACATCGATGTGGCTCGTGCAGTGTCCGAATTGGCGCTTGTCAAGTTCTTCAACAACGAACCGGTGGGAGAGGTAGAAGAGTTGTTTTTGCGCGCAGAGAAAGTTATCGGACGTAAGCTAGGAGCATCAAACCCTACTTATGCGATGGTTCTTAAAAATTTGGCCATTGTCTATATCGCCGAAGAAAGGTACAATGAGGCCTTTAGTTTTTTGGATGAGGCAGGTGCGATTTGGAGTCGCAAAATAGGGGCACGAAACAACGTCAATGCTGCGGGGATATTTGTTCTCAAGGGAGATATTTATTACGGCAAAAGAGACTATGACGATGCGGAGGATTATTACGGTGATGCCAAAAAACTCTATCAGAGGTTTTTTAGCACCAGTCATCCCGAATATGTCAAGGTCCAGTCCAAATTGAGTAAGACCTATTTTATGCAGGGCAATGTCAAGCGTTCGCAAGCGGAATTGGAGGAGGTGCTAAGCAACTATTCTGTTTTTATCAAAGATTATTTTCCAGCGCTGAGTGAAAGAGAGAAAGCGAAGTTTTGGAATACGATCAAATCGGATTATGAGTTTTACAATACACTGGTCATCAATTACAACCGAAACGATGAGATGATTGGGAACCTGTACAACAATGCTCTTTTGACAAAAGCTTTGTTGTTGAGTTCGTCGATCAAAATCAGACAGCGAATCCTAACATCTGGAGATGAAGAGCTCAAGGCGATTTACCATGACTGGGAAGCCAAAAAGGATTTGCTTACCAAAGTGCTATCCATGAGCTCAGACCAGATGTTGCAGGCGGGAATAGACGGACAATTACTCTTGGGAGAAGTCGAAGATTTGGAAAAGCAATTGAGTAATAAATCGGAGGATTTTAGCAGTGGATTTGACAGGAAAGTCGTGACATGGAATGAAGTCAAAGATGCATTGGGACCAGATCAAGTGGCTTTGGAAATGATTCGTTTCCGTGTATTCGACCATGAGTTTTCCAATGATTCGATCATGTACGCGGTACTTTATGTCAAAAATGAAGGCAAGCGAAGTGCGCCAGGGCTGATACTATTGAAGAATGGAAAGGATCTAGAAACGAAGTATTTGAAGTATTATAGAAACAGTATTCGATACCGTGTCGATGACCCGAAATCGTATGAGAACTTTTGGAAGCCGATACAAGATGTAGTAGGTAACCCAGGGAAAATCTACCTCTCGGCAGACGGCGTATACAACCAGATCAATTTGGAAGCAATCAAGTTGGCTGATGGTAGTTACGTGTTGGATCGATCCAATATCATTTTGATTAGCAATACAAAAGATCTCTATTTTGATCGAGTGACGACACGGCTTACCCAAACTGCCAATACAGCCACTATGTTTGGAGACCCGATGTACTATATGGCAACTGCGCCAGGTGAGTGGACTGGGCGAGCTGCGATGAGAGGAGGCAACCCTGATGTAGTAGGTAGGCTATTCGGTACTGCAGAAGAGGTCGAAGGTCTCAAAGATATGCTTCGAAAGGATGGATGGATCACCAAGGACTATTTGCAAGCAGATGCCACAGAGCAAGCAGTAAAAAACATGGATAACCCCAAAATTTTCCATATTGCAACCCATGGTTTCTTTCAACCCGATGCTGATTTGAGTATGGAAGATATCGCGCTCAATGAAAATGCTGCTGCACAAAACCCGCTCTTGAAGACCGGGCTTTTGATGGCTGGTGCTGGAGATATTTTCAACGAGACTGCTTCCAATTTTAACATAGAAGATGGTGTGTTGACTGCTTATGAAGCGATGAACCTTAGTTTGGACAAGACAGATTTGGTTGTGTTATCCGCTTGTGAGACGGGATTAGGTGAGATTGAAGCGGGTGAAGGAGTTTATGGATTGCAGCGAGCATTCTTGGTCGCAGGAGCTAGAACGATCATCATGTCGCTCTTTAAGGTGTCTGATGAAGCAACTCAGAAGCTGATGGTGAAGTTTTACACCAAGTGGTTAGAAACTGGAGACAAACGGGCATCATTTATTAGTGCCAAGCAAGAAATTAGAGATGAATACAAAGATCCCATTTTCTGGGGGCCATTCATTATGATTGGTTTGGATTGA
- the smc gene encoding chromosome segregation protein SMC translates to MQLTKLEIKGFKSFGDRVVINFDEGITGIVGPNGCGKSNVVDSIRWVLGEQKVKSLRSEKMENIIFNGTKNRKATQLAEVSLSFKNTKNLLPTEYSNVTITRRYYRSGESEYQLNGVTCRLKDITSLFLDTGIASNSYAIIELGMVDNILNDKDNSRRGLFEEAAGISKFRIRKKETMRKLGDTDADLERVEDLLYEIEKNLKSLERQAKQAQKYYQIKEDYKVYSVELAKKTVHHQKVALDELNKSIQTCNDLKISFNKQLSEQDAQLEKAKAELINKEKLLATRQKSLNEHVQKIRSYESEKKIKNERLRYLNDKSDNLKDLIEQDRKSTERSAFSIASLENEKLSSEKILHEITYKLESLQSEYEKEKEANAERKAQGEELNESYSLKKEEVYQLTKSVEIKQIQLSTLKQELEKAANDSSSRSENLKGFEERIAEVDAQKKIKQEEFEYLKSKDEELKNRIKHSEKTIEVIREELQQVNRKLDSSQNEYNLTKSLVDNLEGFPEAIKFLKKEKNWSKNAPLLSDVLTCPEEYRVTVENYLDPYMNYYIVETEAEAFKAVNILSDAAKGKAHFFILDRFEGFRPTQSELLENAIPATEVVEYDQKYRKLIGHILDNVYITTNEDGKVNSKNAVLITKSGKIINRQFSISGGSIGLFEGKKIGRAKNLEKLAQTIKSLSSKLDEVKQNLAEKTSDLDRFKSNSYGEQLELVQSELAKVNEEHVSLTTKQEQYSTLLSENAMKREDILDKINELQDEITELEPIQASEQNLLQELELKNSSFKEQLAGFNDQLNEKSSAYNQENLIYHQQQNKVSSISQEITYKQSNLDSAKERIERNQSDLKLTDEEIKQLIEKSDSNDDQLIEMYEEKESIEIGVNEAEKSYYAEREQIDTFEKSTRDIQREREANDEQLMEIQNRLNETRLELSSVKERLSVEFKVDIDQLLINNDEENEKNKEINELNEEDLKDKVEKFKNKLENMGPINPMAMEAYEEIKERYDFITAQREDLIKAKDSLLSTINEINEVAQVTFIEAFENIKTNFIRVFRSLFTDEDQCDLFLTDPDNPLDSGIEIIAKPKGKRPLSINQLSGGEKTLTATSLLFAIYLLKPAPFCIFDEVDAPLDDANIDKFNNIIRDFSNESQFIIVTHNKRTMSTTDVIYGVTMVEQGVSRVVPVDLKELA, encoded by the coding sequence ATGCAATTAACCAAATTAGAGATTAAAGGATTCAAAAGTTTTGGTGACCGTGTAGTCATCAACTTTGACGAGGGAATCACTGGAATCGTTGGTCCAAACGGCTGTGGAAAATCCAATGTTGTAGACTCTATTCGGTGGGTCCTTGGAGAGCAAAAAGTCAAATCATTGCGCTCCGAAAAGATGGAAAACATCATCTTCAACGGCACCAAAAACAGAAAAGCTACACAATTGGCAGAGGTCTCTTTGTCCTTTAAAAACACCAAAAACCTACTCCCAACTGAATATTCAAACGTCACCATTACGCGTCGATACTATCGCTCAGGAGAAAGCGAATACCAGCTCAACGGTGTAACCTGCCGTCTGAAAGACATCACAAGTCTCTTCCTAGATACCGGGATCGCTTCCAATAGCTATGCCATCATCGAACTAGGTATGGTGGACAACATACTCAATGACAAGGACAATTCGAGGCGTGGGCTCTTCGAAGAAGCTGCCGGCATCTCCAAATTCAGAATCCGAAAAAAGGAAACCATGCGCAAGCTTGGAGATACAGATGCGGATTTGGAGCGAGTGGAGGATCTACTCTACGAAATTGAAAAGAACCTTAAATCACTTGAACGCCAAGCCAAGCAGGCACAAAAATATTACCAAATCAAGGAAGACTATAAAGTGTACAGTGTCGAATTGGCCAAGAAAACGGTACACCATCAAAAAGTCGCGCTCGACGAGCTCAACAAATCAATACAGACCTGCAACGACCTCAAGATCAGTTTCAACAAGCAACTTTCCGAGCAAGATGCACAACTAGAAAAAGCTAAAGCAGAGCTCATCAACAAAGAAAAGCTCTTGGCAACACGTCAAAAATCGCTCAATGAGCATGTTCAAAAAATCCGAAGCTACGAAAGTGAAAAGAAAATCAAGAATGAGAGATTGCGCTATCTCAACGACAAAAGTGACAACCTCAAAGACCTGATCGAACAAGACCGAAAAAGCACAGAAAGGTCAGCATTTTCTATTGCCAGCTTGGAAAATGAAAAATTGAGCTCTGAAAAAATCCTCCATGAGATCACCTATAAGCTCGAGTCACTACAAAGTGAATACGAAAAGGAAAAGGAAGCCAATGCCGAACGTAAAGCGCAAGGTGAAGAGCTGAACGAAAGCTACTCTTTGAAAAAAGAAGAAGTCTATCAACTCACCAAGTCTGTAGAAATCAAACAAATTCAGCTGAGTACGCTTAAACAAGAACTGGAAAAAGCAGCCAATGATAGCAGTTCTCGCAGTGAAAACCTCAAAGGGTTTGAAGAACGAATTGCTGAAGTAGATGCCCAGAAGAAAATCAAACAAGAAGAGTTTGAATACCTCAAATCCAAAGATGAAGAGCTGAAAAACAGAATCAAGCATTCAGAAAAAACCATAGAAGTCATTCGCGAAGAGCTACAGCAGGTCAACCGAAAGCTGGATTCCTCTCAAAACGAATACAACCTCACCAAGTCACTGGTAGACAATCTAGAGGGATTTCCAGAAGCTATCAAATTTCTAAAAAAAGAAAAAAATTGGAGTAAAAATGCTCCACTACTCTCTGATGTACTGACGTGTCCAGAAGAGTACCGCGTCACAGTAGAAAACTACCTAGATCCCTACATGAACTACTATATAGTAGAAACAGAGGCGGAGGCATTCAAGGCAGTCAACATTCTCAGTGATGCAGCTAAAGGCAAAGCACACTTCTTCATACTTGATCGGTTCGAAGGATTCCGGCCTACCCAGTCAGAGTTGTTAGAAAATGCAATCCCTGCAACAGAGGTTGTCGAATACGACCAAAAATACCGCAAACTAATAGGACACATTCTCGACAATGTATACATCACAACCAACGAAGACGGAAAGGTCAATAGTAAAAACGCGGTATTGATCACCAAGAGTGGCAAAATCATCAACAGGCAATTTAGCATTTCGGGTGGGTCCATCGGGCTCTTCGAAGGAAAGAAAATTGGTCGTGCTAAAAACCTAGAAAAACTTGCGCAAACCATTAAAAGCCTCTCTTCGAAACTCGATGAAGTCAAACAAAACCTTGCAGAAAAGACCAGTGACCTAGACCGCTTCAAATCCAACAGCTATGGAGAACAATTGGAATTGGTCCAGTCCGAACTGGCCAAAGTCAACGAAGAGCATGTCTCATTGACCACCAAGCAAGAGCAGTACTCTACGTTATTGTCCGAAAATGCCATGAAGCGTGAGGACATCCTCGATAAAATCAATGAACTGCAAGATGAGATAACAGAGTTAGAACCTATACAAGCCTCCGAACAAAACTTACTTCAGGAGCTAGAATTAAAAAACAGTTCGTTCAAAGAGCAGCTCGCGGGATTCAATGATCAACTCAATGAAAAATCCTCAGCATACAACCAAGAAAACCTAATCTACCATCAGCAACAAAACAAAGTATCCAGTATCTCGCAAGAGATCACTTACAAACAGTCCAACTTAGACTCGGCCAAAGAACGAATAGAAAGGAATCAAAGTGATCTAAAACTAACAGATGAAGAAATCAAACAACTCATCGAAAAATCCGATTCGAATGACGATCAGTTGATCGAGATGTACGAAGAAAAAGAAAGCATCGAAATCGGGGTAAATGAAGCGGAAAAATCATACTACGCAGAGCGTGAGCAAATCGATACATTTGAGAAAAGTACACGTGACATACAACGTGAACGAGAAGCCAACGACGAGCAACTCATGGAGATACAAAATCGACTCAACGAAACTCGTCTCGAGCTCAGCAGTGTCAAAGAGCGTCTCTCTGTAGAGTTCAAGGTAGATATCGACCAATTGCTCATCAATAACGATGAAGAGAACGAAAAAAACAAGGAAATAAACGAACTCAACGAAGAGGATCTCAAGGATAAAGTAGAAAAGTTTAAAAACAAGCTAGAGAATATGGGACCAATCAATCCCATGGCAATGGAAGCCTATGAAGAGATCAAGGAACGCTATGATTTCATCACCGCACAACGTGAAGATCTCATCAAAGCCAAAGACTCTCTACTATCAACCATCAACGAAATCAACGAGGTGGCACAAGTGACTTTCATCGAGGCATTCGAAAACATCAAAACCAATTTCATTCGAGTCTTTCGCTCACTATTCACCGACGAAGATCAGTGTGACCTCTTCTTGACAGACCCTGATAATCCTCTAGACTCGGGTATCGAAATCATCGCAAAACCTAAAGGAAAAAGACCGCTATCAATCAATCAATTATCAGGAGGAGAAAAGACACTCACAGCTACTTCATTGCTCTTTGCCATCTATCTGCTCAAGCCTGCGCCATTCTGTATATTCGATGAAGTAGACGCTCCCTTGGATGACGCCAACATTGACAAATTCAACAACATCATCCGAGATTTTTCCAACGAATCTCAGTTCATCATCGTCACTCACAACAAGCGCACCATGTCTACCACAGACGTCATATATGGAGTGACCATGGTCGAACAAGGAGTCTCTAGAGTAGTCCCTGTTGACCTGAAAGAATTGGCATAA
- the nadE gene encoding NAD(+) synthase, protein MAQVRIGGACLNQTPIDWESNTRNIRSAIDEAKAQNVQILCLPELSITAYGCQDLFLSDWVATEALDQLLALLKHCLDITVCIGLPIKLEDHTFNTTCLISNGEILGFYAKQTLANDGIHYEKRWFTPWPKGLQKSIEINEKSYPIGDITFHVEGLHIGFEICEDAWSNDRPAARLQDKNIDLILNPSASHFSFDKKVLRDNLVKTSSKTFSCHYLYVNQLGNESGRVIYDGDILLSHRGEFLIKNRRLSFRPYQLQYYDINSTEDPTPKIEEDFKSSNEEFAQVGALALFDYMRKTYIKGYVLSLSGGADSSSIAVLVAHMVRIGLQELGASQFAQALHLENIDLSGSTESIAQNLTSRILFTAYQGTDNSSEQTLESARALADSLGATFRSWTIDASVNQAHLIAEKAIGRKLTWEQDDIALQNIQARTRSPLIWMIANLENKILLTTSNRSEGDVGYTTMDGDTSGSLAPIAGVDKPFVLQWLKYAETKLGYTGLRYVNSLTPTAELRPKEYTQTDEDDLMPYHLMVAIERLGIAQRKSPLEVFSVLEKSLQIDRELLKTYIIKFYKLWSINQWKRERLAPSFHIDDFNVDPKTWCRFPIVSGGFKKELEDLKSL, encoded by the coding sequence ATGGCTCAAGTCAGAATTGGTGGGGCCTGTCTCAACCAAACACCTATTGATTGGGAAAGCAATACTCGCAACATCCGCAGTGCCATTGATGAGGCCAAAGCTCAAAATGTTCAGATCCTTTGCCTTCCAGAACTTAGCATCACCGCCTATGGGTGTCAAGACCTTTTTCTCAGTGATTGGGTAGCAACCGAAGCTCTCGATCAACTCTTGGCATTGCTCAAGCACTGCCTTGATATTACAGTATGCATAGGACTACCTATCAAACTAGAGGACCACACTTTCAATACGACTTGCCTCATCTCCAATGGTGAAATCCTAGGGTTCTATGCCAAGCAAACTCTAGCCAATGACGGCATACATTACGAAAAACGCTGGTTTACCCCTTGGCCAAAGGGCTTGCAAAAGAGCATTGAAATCAACGAAAAATCCTACCCTATTGGTGATATCACTTTTCATGTTGAAGGGCTACATATCGGGTTTGAAATTTGCGAAGATGCATGGAGTAATGACCGTCCTGCTGCTAGACTCCAAGACAAAAACATCGACCTTATCCTCAATCCAAGTGCCAGTCATTTCTCCTTTGACAAAAAGGTGCTCCGAGACAACCTCGTCAAAACGAGCAGCAAAACCTTTTCCTGTCACTACCTGTACGTCAATCAACTCGGTAATGAGTCTGGTCGTGTAATATACGATGGTGACATCCTCCTGTCTCACCGTGGAGAATTCTTGATCAAAAATAGACGACTGTCCTTTCGGCCCTACCAACTACAATACTACGACATCAATAGTACAGAGGACCCTACCCCTAAAATAGAAGAAGATTTTAAGAGCTCTAATGAAGAATTTGCACAAGTCGGTGCTCTAGCTCTCTTTGACTACATGCGTAAGACCTACATCAAAGGGTACGTCTTGTCACTCAGTGGAGGAGCAGACTCATCATCGATCGCAGTACTTGTCGCTCATATGGTACGTATAGGGCTTCAAGAACTAGGAGCGTCACAATTTGCGCAAGCCTTACATCTTGAAAACATCGACCTATCCGGTAGCACAGAGTCTATCGCTCAAAACTTAACGTCTCGCATACTGTTCACCGCATATCAAGGCACTGACAACTCGTCCGAACAAACCTTAGAATCGGCTCGTGCATTGGCAGATTCACTAGGTGCCACGTTTCGCTCATGGACTATCGACGCAAGTGTCAATCAAGCGCACCTAATCGCAGAAAAAGCCATAGGAAGAAAACTAACTTGGGAACAAGATGATATTGCACTACAAAACATCCAAGCGAGGACACGGTCTCCATTGATATGGATGATCGCCAACCTAGAGAACAAAATACTACTAACCACTTCCAATCGTAGTGAAGGCGATGTGGGCTATACCACTATGGATGGAGACACCAGTGGCAGCCTAGCTCCGATTGCTGGTGTAGACAAACCATTTGTACTACAATGGTTGAAGTATGCCGAAACCAAACTGGGCTATACCGGATTACGCTATGTCAATAGCCTAACCCCCACTGCCGAACTACGCCCCAAGGAATATACACAAACGGATGAAGATGACCTTATGCCATATCATCTGATGGTTGCTATTGAACGCCTCGGTATCGCTCAACGTAAATCACCACTTGAAGTATTCTCCGTATTGGAAAAAAGCCTACAAATCGATCGAGAACTTCTCAAAACCTACATCATCAAATTCTACAAACTTTGGTCTATCAATCAGTGGAAACGAGAAAGACTTGCTCCCTCCTTTCATATTGATGATTTCAACGTAGACCCGAAAACGTGGTGTAGATTCCCCATTGTCAGCGGAGGATTCAAAAAAGAACTAGAAGACTTGAAATCTCTTTAA
- the rnc gene encoding ribonuclease III — protein sequence MRLFNRTKDTNYSKFVKRIIGGSPSNIDLYYLAMRHTSAAKEKREGFVESNERLEYLGDAVLGLVVAEYLFNKYPFKDEGFLTEVRSRIVNRENLNQLAKKIGLEEIIQYNGHLKGNRQSFKSIYGDALEALVGAVYLDKGHKFTKNFILRKLIVPHVDIEMVISTDTNFKSKVIEWSQKENKKLSFEVIELDSKKHFKKFEAKLFVGKKQISIGHGLSKKKAEQDAAEKSCQLLNIE from the coding sequence CTGCGTTTATTTAACAGAACTAAGGATACAAATTATTCTAAATTTGTAAAGCGAATCATTGGAGGATCTCCCTCCAATATAGATTTGTATTATCTCGCCATGAGGCATACCTCTGCGGCGAAAGAGAAACGTGAAGGATTTGTTGAATCCAATGAAAGACTAGAGTATTTAGGAGATGCTGTTCTTGGACTTGTGGTAGCAGAATACCTCTTCAACAAGTACCCGTTCAAGGACGAAGGCTTCCTCACAGAAGTACGCTCGCGTATCGTAAATCGCGAAAACCTCAATCAACTAGCCAAGAAAATTGGTCTCGAAGAGATCATCCAATACAACGGTCATCTCAAGGGAAATAGACAATCTTTCAAGTCCATCTATGGAGATGCCCTAGAAGCTCTGGTAGGCGCAGTGTACCTAGACAAGGGACATAAGTTCACCAAGAACTTCATCCTTCGAAAATTAATCGTACCTCACGTCGACATAGAGATGGTGATCAGTACCGATACGAATTTCAAAAGCAAGGTCATCGAATGGTCTCAAAAGGAAAACAAAAAACTCTCCTTTGAGGTAATCGAACTAGACAGCAAAAAGCACTTCAAAAAATTTGAAGCCAAGCTATTTGTAGGCAAAAAGCAAATCAGTATAGGGCATGGTTTAAGCAAGAAAAAAGCAGAACAAGACGCAGCTGAAAAATCATGTCAATTGCTTAATATTGAGTAA